Proteins from a single region of Argiope bruennichi chromosome 6, qqArgBrue1.1, whole genome shotgun sequence:
- the LOC129972051 gene encoding zinc finger protein 112-like yields MDQCHCKRCGKTVTHKENHACFIYKKFDYRYLQSRPVEAEKHHDEVKDKSTENSNDSSNEKEKNLSSKYNRCTIFSENFINEQLRNSCDSSYYDPISDVQMIQTNVNASSENIVSSYRPENHQLEAYEELIVVTGASAIDMQKQSGVSDFMHATTDIEYKMSLEKRKWQTLNKDKNSFMDSLECVIRNFLPDNKNNSGTANVILETDLLPESKKQRNGKKVVSENINEHISLEVHSHLYYKNEKRAANAKEAICNKENDNAVAGPSGFNSRKKKTDKTSSEKDTLKTNYRTHTDDRHFICVICNKQFSKKSNRDHHYRTHTGETPYVCDVCGRKFSHIGNHNRHYRTHTGGRPFVCDFCEKGFAQKAHLKKHVRTHTGEKPFVCEVCNKAFAEKGNLKAHARTHTGEKPYKCPICGKAFTTSSCCIRHQRSAHK; encoded by the coding sequence atggatCAATGCCATTGCAAACGTTGCGGTAAAACAGTGACACACAAAGAGAATCACGCTTGCttcatttacaagaaatttgATTACAGGTATTTACAATCACGGCCAGTAGAAGCGGAAAAACACCATGATGAAGTAAAAGACAAATCTACGGAGAATTCGAATGACAGttctaatgaaaaagaaaaaaatctttcctcAAAGTACAACAGGTGTACGATTTTTTCAGAGAATTTCATTAATGAACAACTAAGGAATTCTTGTGATAGTTCATATTATGATCCCATTTCAGATGTTCAGATGATCCAAACTAATGTAAAtgcttcttcagaaaatattgtatccagtTACAGACCTGAAAACCACCAACTCGAAGCTTATGAAGAACTGATCGTTGTCACCGGAGCAAGCGCTATTGATATGCAAAAGCAATCAGGTGTATCAGATTTCATGCATGCGACAACTGATATAGAATATAAGATGTCTCTTGAAAAGAGAAAATGgcagactttgaataaagataaaaatagttttatggaCTCTCTAGAATGTGTTATCAGAAATTTTCTtccagataataaaaataattctggaacTGCGAATGTCATTTTAGAAACTGATCTTCTACCAGAAAGTAAGAAGCAAAGAAATGGCAAAAAGGTTGTATCAGAGAATATAAATGAACATATTTCACTGGAAGTGCACtctcatctttattataagaacGAGAAAAGGGCTGCCAACGCGAAAGAAGCAATATGTAACAAGGAAAATGACAATGCTGTGGCTGGACCTTCCGGATTCAATTCTcgtaaaaagaaaacagataagACCTCCAGTGAAAAAGATACTCTTAAAACAAATTATCGAACACACACTGACGACAGGCACTTTATATGCGTTATATGTAATAAACAATTCTCTAAAAAATCAAATCGTGACCACCATTACAGAACACATACTGGCGAAACACCTTATGTTTGTGATGTATGCGGAAGAAAATTTTCCCATATAGGAAACCACAACAGACATTACAGAACCCACACGGGTGGAAGACCTTTCGTGTGCGACTTCTGTGAAAAAGGTTTTGCTCAAAAAGCTCATCTCAAGAAACATGTTAGGACTCACACTGGAGAAAAGCCTTTTGTATGTGAAGTTTGTAATAAAGCCTTCGCTGAAAAGGGTAATCTTAAAGCACATGCTCGTACCCATACTGGAGAAAAGCCTTACAAGTGTCCAATTTGTGGAAAAGCTTTCACGACCAGCAGCTGTTGTATTAGGCATCAGAGGAGCGCGCATAAGTGA